The sequence GATTGTACACAAGTCTCCAGAAAAAGATCATCGCCGTGACGCTGTTCGTCTCGTTCGCGCCCCTGATCCTCCTGGGCGCAACTATATACCATCAGTTCGCGCGGCTCTACCACGACAAGATCGCCGAGCAGATGCGCTACCGCGCCAACGCCCAGGCCGAGGCCGTCGATCTCTTCCTGAAGGAGCGGACGGCGATCCTCGCCGCCATGGCCGACACGCATCACTTCCAGGAGATGCTCGAACAAAAGGCCCTTGCCAATATCTTCCAGGTCATGAACCAGCGCGCCGGCGCCTTCGTCGACCTGGGGGTCATCGACAACGCCGGGACCCACCGCACCTACATCGGGCCCTACAACCTGGAAGGGCTGAACTATTACCAGCAGCCCTGGTTCGGCGAGGTCATGCGCAAGGGGATCTACATCAGCGATGTCTATCTGGGATACCGCCAACTGCCCCACTTCATCATCGCCGTGCGGCGTCAAGAGGATCAGAACAGCTGGATCCTGAGGGCCACGATCGATCCGGATGTCTTCGGCGGCATCGTCCGGGCCGCCCAGGTCGGAAAGACCGGGGACGCGTTCATTCTGAACCGGGACGGCCTCTATCAAACCCAACCCCGCCTGAAAGGCAAGACCCTCGGCCAGTCCGGGATCGATCAGGCCAAGTTCGGCGGGGGCACCACCCTGTTCGAGGAGACCGACGCGGACGGGAGGAAGAACCTTTACGCCGGGCGATGGCTCAAAAAGGATCAGTGGCTCCTGGTCATCACCCAGGAGGTCGCGGAGGAGATGGGAGGGCTCTTCGCCGCCCGCAACGTCGAGATCCTGATCATCCTGTGCGGCGTGCTCGCCATCGTCCTCACCACCATCTTCACCACCAAAATGAGCATCAAGCGGCTGCAAGAGGCTGACAAGCGGATGAACGAGTTGAACGCGCAGCTGGTGCAATCGGACAAACTGGCGGCGCTCGGCAAGATGGCCGCCGGGGTGGCCCACGAGATCAACAACCCCCTGGCCGTCATCCTGCAGAAAACCGGGTGGATGGAAGACCTGCTGGAGGAGGAATCCTTCAAGGACAGCGCCAATGCGGAGGAGTTCAAAAACTCCATCCGGAAGATCGAGGAGCACGTCGAGCGGGCCCGCAAGGTCGTCCACAACATGCTGGGGTATGCGCGGCGTATGGAGCCGCGGCTCGAAGACGTGGACGTCAACGAGACCCTGCGGCAGACGATCGCCCTGCTGGAAAATTATGCGCGGATCAACAATATAGAGATTGCAACCGATTTTTCCCCGAATCTGCCGATCATCGCCAACGATCAGTCTCAGCTGCAGCAGGTCTTCCTGAACCTCATCTCGAATGCGATCGACGCCATCGGCAAGGAGGGGCACATCGAGGTCAAGAGCCGGCAGCTCGGCTCCGAAATCCACGTCAAGGTGGCCGACAACGGACCGGGGATGCCGGAGGAGATTCAGAAACGGGTCTTCGACCCCTTCTTCACGACGAAAGACACCGGAAAGGGCACAGGACTCGGGCTCTGGGTCAGCTACGGGATCGTCGAAAAACTCGGCGGCACCATCAAACTGCAGAGCACCGTCGGTAAAGGCAGCGTCTTCACGGTCCGTCTGCCGGTGGTTCTGCCCGAAAAGAAATAAAAAACCGGACGTAGGGAAGCGTAGCGCGTGGCCGCGACACATTTTGCTTCCGTTTTCATCCGGCAAAGCTACACTGGTATCCATCCGGAAATGATTTGCGGGTAGAACTCCGTTTCCAACCCTGAAAGGAAGATTTTTGGACAATATCAAGGAAATCAAGCGTTTACGTGGAGGCGACCTGCAGGTCGCCGCACAAGCAAACCTGCAGATTGACGCCGAGATCGGCCAAAAAGACCATTTCCGGATGGAAACTGCACGGGTATCCACAGGAAAAGGATGAAGCAGCACCACCAGAATTCTATTCCGGGAAGAACAACCGCAGGACGGCCAGAATTCCGATCCGGAAAGGACCGTCCCACGCCGGGACGTTTCCAACCGAGGGTGCCGACATTCCCCCGCAGCCGGGAACCGATGCCCGGGCCGCGCACGGACGCAGACTGCCGGGGTTGCCGAGGTTTCATCCATTACACGGTTTTTGCCACGACATTGCTTCAGCCCAAGGAGGTCATTATGGACAGTTTCAGAGTGCTGGTAGTAGATGACGAAACGGATTTTCTGGAAACCCTGGTCAACCGCCTGAACAAACGCCAGATCGACACGACCGGTGTCCAGAGCGGAGAGGAAGCGCTCGACGTCATGAAAAAGAAGCTCTTCGACGTCGTGATTCTCGACATCAAGATGCCGGGCGGTATGGACGGCATCCAGGCCCTGCGGGAGATGAGGAAGATCCAGCCTCTGGCCGAGGTCATCCTTCTCACCGGACACGGGTCGGTCGAAACAAGCATCGAGGGGATGAAGCTCGGGGCCTTCGACTACCTGCTGAAGCCGGTGAAGCTGGAAGAATTGATGCTCAAGATGGCGCAGGCCTTCGAGAAGAAAGACGCCCACGAACAGAAGATCCGCTCGGCCAGGATCAAGGAATTGATCCGCTTCCCGGGGAGGGTCCTCGAACAGGAAAAGGAAAAGG is a genomic window of Desulfatiglans anilini DSM 4660 containing:
- a CDS encoding response regulator encodes the protein MDSFRVLVVDDETDFLETLVNRLNKRQIDTTGVQSGEEALDVMKKKLFDVVILDIKMPGGMDGIQALREMRKIQPLAEVILLTGHGSVETSIEGMKLGAFDYLLKPVKLEELMLKMAQAFEKKDAHEQKIRSARIKELIRFPGRVLEQEKEKEK
- a CDS encoding sensor histidine kinase: MKTRLYTSLQKKIIAVTLFVSFAPLILLGATIYHQFARLYHDKIAEQMRYRANAQAEAVDLFLKERTAILAAMADTHHFQEMLEQKALANIFQVMNQRAGAFVDLGVIDNAGTHRTYIGPYNLEGLNYYQQPWFGEVMRKGIYISDVYLGYRQLPHFIIAVRRQEDQNSWILRATIDPDVFGGIVRAAQVGKTGDAFILNRDGLYQTQPRLKGKTLGQSGIDQAKFGGGTTLFEETDADGRKNLYAGRWLKKDQWLLVITQEVAEEMGGLFAARNVEILIILCGVLAIVLTTIFTTKMSIKRLQEADKRMNELNAQLVQSDKLAALGKMAAGVAHEINNPLAVILQKTGWMEDLLEEESFKDSANAEEFKNSIRKIEEHVERARKVVHNMLGYARRMEPRLEDVDVNETLRQTIALLENYARINNIEIATDFSPNLPIIANDQSQLQQVFLNLISNAIDAIGKEGHIEVKSRQLGSEIHVKVADNGPGMPEEIQKRVFDPFFTTKDTGKGTGLGLWVSYGIVEKLGGTIKLQSTVGKGSVFTVRLPVVLPEKK